Proteins from a single region of Calypte anna isolate BGI_N300 chromosome 26, bCalAnn1_v1.p, whole genome shotgun sequence:
- the CD34 gene encoding hematopoietic progenitor cell antigen CD34 isoform X1: MLLFLGSLTMLKWRQLFWIALCVLELSGNASGSPTDNTTVAATEIKSTSSKAATGATETPRTSGAPRSAQTTSATSVSSTSLELSSEQPSLQSSSASPQPLDTPSKPDHTNQELPTAESPEKDPSTTAEILRTTVALENSSASSEHPPTSATTTRLHPGRDSPKPITCHNIKEVSDTGAICLQLNESNTCKHFLERKGLELWSVICEGSTHPIPSPCQIKLAKSEVDQDCMLLILVGERDPATDVLQETHWEKFGIKSLKRGNVRNHQDFSQKTLIALVTSGLLLAFLGLAGYFLMKRRSWSPAGERLAEDPYYTENGSQGNTMLMVPPQEQPELQEKPNINGGTQENGTGQASSKNISSARQHSPADTEM; the protein is encoded by the exons atgctgcttttcctgggaaGTTTAACAATGCTGAAGTGGAGGCAGCTCTTCTGGATCGCCCTCTGTGTCCTGGAGCTCTCCG GAAATGCTTCTGGGAGCCCCACAGACAACACCACAGTGGCAGCCACTGAGATCAAAAGCACCAGCAGCAAGGCAGCCACTGGAGCCACTGAGACCCCCAGAACCTCCGGAGCTCCCAGAAGTGCCCAGACAACATCAGCAACATCTG TCAGCTCCACCTCCCTGGAGCTCAGCAGTGAGCAGCCAAGCCTGCAGTCCAGCTCAGCCTCCCCCCAGCCACTGGACACCCCCTCGAAGCCAGATCACACCAACCAAGAGCTCCCCACAGCCGAGAGCCCAGAGAAAGATCCCAGCACGACAGCAGAAATCCTCAGGACCACAGTGGCTCTGGAAAACTCTTCTGCCAGCTCGGAGCATCCTCCCACCTCAGCTACCACCACTCGTCTGCATCCCGGCAGGGACAGCCCAAAG cCCATCACGTGCCACAACATCAAAGAAGTGAGCGACACAGGAGCCATCTGCTTGCAGCTCAACGAGTCCAACACCTGC AAACACTTTCTGGAGAGGAAGGGACTGGAATTATGGAGCGTGATCTGTGAAGGGAGCAcccaccccatcccctccccctgccagaTCAAACTGGCTAAATCTGAGGTGGACCAGGACTGCATGCTCCTCATCCTCGTCGGTGAGAGAG ATCCAGCCACAGACGTGCTCCAGGAGACTCATTGGGAAAAG tttggaaTAAAATCCCTCAAGAGAGGGAACGTGAGGAACCACCAGGATTTTTCTCAGAAGACCCTGATTGCCTTGGTCACATCTGGATTGCTGCTGGCCTTCCTGGGCTTGGCTGGCTATTTCCtgatgaagaggaggagctggagcccGGCGGGGGAGAGGCTG GCTGAAGACCCCTATTACACTGAAAACGGGAGCCAGGGAAACACGATGTTGATGGTGCCCCCCCAGGAGCAAcctgagctgcaggagaagcCAAACATCAACGGAGGGACTCAGGAGAACGGGACCGGGCAAGCATCCTCCAAAAACATCAGCTCAGCccggcagcacagccctgctgacACTGAGATGTGA
- the CD34 gene encoding hematopoietic progenitor cell antigen CD34 isoform X2 has translation MLLFLGSLTMLKWRQLFWIALCVLELSGNASGSPTDNTTVAATEIKSTSSKAATGATETPRTSGAPRSAQTTSATSVSSTSLELSSEQPSLQSSSASPQPLDTPSKPDHTNQELPTAESPEKDPSTTAEILRTTVALENSSASSEHPPTSATTTRLHPGRDSPKPITCHNIKEVSDTGAICLQLNESNTCKHFLERKGLELWSVICEGSTHPIPSPCQIKLAKSEVDQDCMLLILVGERDPATDVLQETHWEKFGIKSLKRGNVRNHQDFSQKTLIALVTSGLLLAFLGLAGYFLMKRRSWSPAGERLQ, from the exons atgctgcttttcctgggaaGTTTAACAATGCTGAAGTGGAGGCAGCTCTTCTGGATCGCCCTCTGTGTCCTGGAGCTCTCCG GAAATGCTTCTGGGAGCCCCACAGACAACACCACAGTGGCAGCCACTGAGATCAAAAGCACCAGCAGCAAGGCAGCCACTGGAGCCACTGAGACCCCCAGAACCTCCGGAGCTCCCAGAAGTGCCCAGACAACATCAGCAACATCTG TCAGCTCCACCTCCCTGGAGCTCAGCAGTGAGCAGCCAAGCCTGCAGTCCAGCTCAGCCTCCCCCCAGCCACTGGACACCCCCTCGAAGCCAGATCACACCAACCAAGAGCTCCCCACAGCCGAGAGCCCAGAGAAAGATCCCAGCACGACAGCAGAAATCCTCAGGACCACAGTGGCTCTGGAAAACTCTTCTGCCAGCTCGGAGCATCCTCCCACCTCAGCTACCACCACTCGTCTGCATCCCGGCAGGGACAGCCCAAAG cCCATCACGTGCCACAACATCAAAGAAGTGAGCGACACAGGAGCCATCTGCTTGCAGCTCAACGAGTCCAACACCTGC AAACACTTTCTGGAGAGGAAGGGACTGGAATTATGGAGCGTGATCTGTGAAGGGAGCAcccaccccatcccctccccctgccagaTCAAACTGGCTAAATCTGAGGTGGACCAGGACTGCATGCTCCTCATCCTCGTCGGTGAGAGAG ATCCAGCCACAGACGTGCTCCAGGAGACTCATTGGGAAAAG tttggaaTAAAATCCCTCAAGAGAGGGAACGTGAGGAACCACCAGGATTTTTCTCAGAAGACCCTGATTGCCTTGGTCACATCTGGATTGCTGCTGGCCTTCCTGGGCTTGGCTGGCTATTTCCtgatgaagaggaggagctggagcccGGCGGGGGAGAGGCTG CAGTAA
- the CD34 gene encoding hematopoietic progenitor cell antigen CD34 isoform X3, with protein MLLFLGSLTMLKWRQLFWIALCVLELSGNASGSPTDNTTVAATEIKSTSSKAATGATETPRTSGAPRSAQTTSATSVSSTSLELSSEQPSLQSSSASPQPLDTPSKPDHTNQELPTAESPEKDPSTTAEILRTTVALENSSASSEHPPTSATTTRLHPGRDSPKPITCHNIKEVSDTGAICLQLNESNTCKHFLERKGLELWSVICEGSTHPIPSPCQIKLAKSEVDQDCMLLILVGERDPATDVLQETHWEKFGIKSLKRGNVRNHQDFSQKTLIALVTSGLLLAFLGLAGYFLMKRRSWSPAGERL; from the exons atgctgcttttcctgggaaGTTTAACAATGCTGAAGTGGAGGCAGCTCTTCTGGATCGCCCTCTGTGTCCTGGAGCTCTCCG GAAATGCTTCTGGGAGCCCCACAGACAACACCACAGTGGCAGCCACTGAGATCAAAAGCACCAGCAGCAAGGCAGCCACTGGAGCCACTGAGACCCCCAGAACCTCCGGAGCTCCCAGAAGTGCCCAGACAACATCAGCAACATCTG TCAGCTCCACCTCCCTGGAGCTCAGCAGTGAGCAGCCAAGCCTGCAGTCCAGCTCAGCCTCCCCCCAGCCACTGGACACCCCCTCGAAGCCAGATCACACCAACCAAGAGCTCCCCACAGCCGAGAGCCCAGAGAAAGATCCCAGCACGACAGCAGAAATCCTCAGGACCACAGTGGCTCTGGAAAACTCTTCTGCCAGCTCGGAGCATCCTCCCACCTCAGCTACCACCACTCGTCTGCATCCCGGCAGGGACAGCCCAAAG cCCATCACGTGCCACAACATCAAAGAAGTGAGCGACACAGGAGCCATCTGCTTGCAGCTCAACGAGTCCAACACCTGC AAACACTTTCTGGAGAGGAAGGGACTGGAATTATGGAGCGTGATCTGTGAAGGGAGCAcccaccccatcccctccccctgccagaTCAAACTGGCTAAATCTGAGGTGGACCAGGACTGCATGCTCCTCATCCTCGTCGGTGAGAGAG ATCCAGCCACAGACGTGCTCCAGGAGACTCATTGGGAAAAG tttggaaTAAAATCCCTCAAGAGAGGGAACGTGAGGAACCACCAGGATTTTTCTCAGAAGACCCTGATTGCCTTGGTCACATCTGGATTGCTGCTGGCCTTCCTGGGCTTGGCTGGCTATTTCCtgatgaagaggaggagctggagcccGGCGGGGGAGAGGCTG TAA
- the LOC115599701 gene encoding uncharacterized protein LOC115599701, with the protein MWQLPRRWQREWGQPRLPQLQVLLSSKSKEPTELRQKRASYPGAVDHPQASHPPERSAVGRKTSPGPDASRFPFAFGDGKGAGDRCLRQEQRGWGGFRGVGTLSPFLHNPGNAASSGAMTAAPVPSAQPQLPARPLESCPSHLAKLLENWEAGNVCFKNLNVFTSLWELSPVPALVKAPGAVLGILSRKKCHKSLLGFFLLDSIQRES; encoded by the exons ATGTGGCAGCTCCCCAGACGGTGGCAGAGGGAGTGGGGGCAGCCAAGGCTCCCCCAGCTGCAGGTTTTGCTGAGTTCCAAATCTAAGGAGCCAACGGAGCTGAGAcaaaa GAGAGCATCCTATCCCGGGGCTGTGGACCACCCTCAGGCTTCCCATCCACCGGAGCGTTCAGCTGTTGGAAGGAAAACTTCCCCAGGACCTGATGCTTCCAG GTTTCCCTTTGCCTTTGGGGATGGGAAAGGAGCGGGGGATCGGTGCCTAcggcaggagcagaggggctggggagggtttAGGGGGGTGGGCACCCTCTCCCCGTTCTTGCATAACCCTGGGAACGCGGCGTCCTCCGGGGCGATGACGGCAGCGCCCGTCCCgtcagcacagccacagctccctgccCGGCCCCTGGAAAGCTGCCCTTCCCACTTAGCTAAACTGCTGGAAAACTGGGAAGCAGGTaatgtgtgttttaaaaacctCAACGTTTTCACCTCCCTCTGGGAGCTCAGCCCAGTGCCAGCGCTGGTTAAAGCCCCCGGAGCGGTGCTGGGCATCCTGTCCCGTAAGAAGTGCCATAAATCCCTGTTGGGTTTCTTCCTGCTGGATAGCATTCAGAGAGAGAGCTGA